Proteins from one Cicer arietinum cultivar CDC Frontier isolate Library 1 chromosome 3, Cicar.CDCFrontier_v2.0, whole genome shotgun sequence genomic window:
- the LOC101501784 gene encoding nuclear transport factor 2-like, which translates to MASSYQGSVSAAQVGSYFVGQYYQVLRQQPDLVHQFYSDSSSMIRVDGDYTETAPDVLQIHNIVTSLNFSTIEIKTINSLDSWDGGVLVMVSGVVKIKDVNMRRKFVQSFFLAPQEKGYFVLNDIFQFVDDDVVHPNFVPAASEKIDLQPHVSALFPEPSDTVIPALDYGLEEEAREYVNSVHIDDDPVDKYSLPEQQHQLQEDLETEVVVEETPAQEASPPVHNASHTIRETPIALLEESFEEPAKKTYASILRVSKGETVLSAAPQHAPKHSFKSAPPSELNHVAQPAVQQSVAQPAFQQSTPASAYVSESGGEAAEEGYRFEEDEVTSVYVRNLPADITEAEIDQEFKNFGRIKPDGIFVRVRQEIGVCYAFVEFEDIVGVQNALQASPIQLAGRPIYIEERRPSSSSAVRGGRGRGRGRGGYQTDAPRGRFGGRSSGRGNFQDTSDYTRPRGDGYLQRGSR; encoded by the exons atggCGTCTTCGTACCAGGGGTCCGTTAGTGCTGCTCAG GTTGGTTCTTACTTCGTGGGACAGTACTATCAAGTTCTTCGTCAACAACCTGATCTTGTTCATCAGTTTTACTCTGATTCCAGCTCCATGATTCGTGTTGATGGTGATTATACTGAGACCGCACCCGATGTGTtg CAAATTCACAACATTGTGACGTCGCTGAACTTTTCTACAATTGAGATCAAGACGATCAATTCTCTTGACTCTTGGGATGGAGGAGTGCTTGTAATGGTTTCGGGTGTTGTTAAAATCAAGGACGTCAACATGAGACGGAAGTTTGTTCAATCATTCTTCCTTGCCCCACAGGAGAAGGGTTATTTTGTACTCAATGATATATTTCAATTCGTTGACGATGATGTAGTGCATCCAAATTTTGTACCTGCGGCATCTGAAAAGATTGACTTGCAGCCACATGTATCTGCTTTGTTTCCTGAGCCATCAGATACAGTGATTCCAG CTTTGGACTATGGTTTGGAGGAAGAAGCCAGGGAGTATGTCAATTCAGTTCATATAGATGATGATCCAGTGGACAAGTACAGTCTTCCTGAGCAGCAACACCAACTACAAGAAGATCTCGAGACCGAAGTTGTGGTGGAGGAAACTCCTGCACAAGAAGCATCTCCACCAGTGCATAATGCTTCACATACTATCCGTGAAACGCCTATTGCTCTTTTGGAAGAGTCTTTTGAGGAGCCAGCTAAGAAAACTTATGCATCTATT TTACGCGTCTCTAAAGGCGAAACAGTGTTGTCAGCTGCTCCCCAACATGCCCCAAAGCATTCTTTTAAAAGTGCTCCTCCATCAGAGCTTAATCATGTGGCGCAGCCTGCTGTTCAGCAATCAGTCGCACAGCCTGCATTTCAGCAGTCAACCCCAGCATCCGCGTATGTTTCTGAGTCTGGGGGAGAAGCAGCAGAAGAAGGCTACAGATTTGAAGAAG ATGAAGTGACATCCGTCTATGTGAGAAACCTGCCTGCTGATATTACCGAAGCTGAGATTGACCAGGAATTTAAGAATTTTGGGAGAATTAAGCCGGATGGAATATTTGTAAGGGTCCGACAG GAAATTGGTGTTTGCTACGCATTTGTGGAATTCGAAGACATTGTTGGTGTTCAAAATGCGCTACAG GCGTCTCCCATACAATTGGCTGGAAGACCAATATACATAGAGGAGCGAAGACCAAGCAGTAGCAGTGCCGTTCGAGGAGGAA GAGGAAGGGGAAGAGGCAGAGGTGGTTATCAAACAGATGCTCCAAGAGGGCGTTTTGGTGGTAGGAGCTCGGGAAGGGGAAATTTTCAGGATACTTCAGACTATACCAGACCAAGAGGCGATGGTTATCTTCAGCGTGGTTCACGATAA
- the LOC101502107 gene encoding uncharacterized protein, producing the protein MLLRSSSTPVLGSLLSSFTDSPIHHHTHTVTIHPESCHNALKHLPPTTTSLQHHHHRLNLSRTSSPISPSVTDLEHKNKGFRRVQSEGNLEDLAFATGCNNEDRFNYMDPLKRYSVRQRCLALETIPSFILSKQTGLREEEEDGESDIEDEDYEFSVVNSGSDMMKDRLNRMSFGEEEVVGNNKEMYLAKGLGVDVCGDGIGGCRGGNGGGDYNSMGSGGNDGDNNHGVEEYYKKMLEENPGNPLFLRNYAQFLYQCKQDLEGAMEYYSRAILADPEDGEVLSQYGRLVWELHHDQQRASNYFERSIQASPEDSHVQAAYASFLWDTEEEEGAGWNQQQCLPQHFHLGAMATTGV; encoded by the exons ATGTTGCTAAGAAGCTCTTCAACACCAGTTCTTGGTTCTCTCCTTTCTTCCTTCACAGATTCTCCTATTCATCATCATACTCATACTGTTACTATTCACCCTGAGTCCTGTCACAATGCACTTAAACATCTACCACCAACAACCACTTCACTCCAACATCATCATCACAGACTCAATCTCTCACGCACTTCTTCTCCAATTTCTCCTTCTGTTACTGATCTTGAACACAAAAACAAAGGCTTTAGAAGAGTTCAATCTGAAGGCAACTTGGAAGACTTAGCCTTTGCTACTGGCTGTAACAATGAAGACAGATTCAATTATATGGACCCTTTAAAGAGGTATTCGGTGAGACAAAGATGCTTGGCATTGGAGACCATTCCATCTTTCATTCTTTCTAAGCAAACAGGCTTGCGTGAAGAAGAGGAAGATGGGGAAAGTGATATTGAAGATGAGGACTATGAGTTCAGTGTGGTGAATAGTGGCAGTGATATGATGAAGGACAGACTTAACAGGATGAGTTTTGGTGAGGAGGAAGTGGTTGGAAATAATAAGGAAATGTATCTTGCAAAAGGGCTTGGTGTTGATGTGTGTGGTGATGGCATAGGTGGCTGCAGAGGTGGTAATGGAGGTGGTGATTATAATTCTATGGGATCTGGAGGGAATGATGGAGATAATAATCATGGGGTGGAAGAATATTACAAGAAAATGTTGGAGGAAAATCCAGGGAACCCATTGTTTTTGAGGAATTATGCTCAGTTTTTGTATCAG TGCAAACAAGACCTTGAAGGAGCTATGGAGTATTATTCCAGAGCCATATTAGCAGACCCAGAAGATGGAGAAGTTCTATCACAGTATGGGAGGCTAGTTTGGGAGCTACATCATGACCAACAAAGAGCCTCTAACTATTTTGAACGATCAATACAAGCATCTCCTGAAGATAG CCATGTACAAGCTGCATATGCAAGTTTCCTTTGGGACACAGAGGAAGAAGAGGGTGCAGGTTGGAATCAGCAACAATGTTTACCTCAACATTTTCATCTGGGAGCTATGGCTACTACTGGTGTTTAG
- the LOC101502842 gene encoding uncharacterized protein: MMLAKKLSSFLKLSPKPHISGAGKNVGEEQGKYFGRKAVSFVLITITGGVALSALDDLAIYHGCSSKAMENASKNQAIIDAIGEPIVKGSWYNASLAVAHKRQSVSCSFPVSGPLGSGVVQLKAVRNGEDTWSSFFLARDWDILIMDALLHVPGNEEKHQSLRINLSDKLSPSCTPCTACVACPSEKSEAKLSSNQ; encoded by the exons ATGATGTTGGCGAAGAAACTAAGTTCCTTCCTCAAACTCTCCCCTAAACCTCACATTTCCGG TGCCGGGAAGAATGTGGGTGAAGAACAGGGTAAATATTTTGGTCGGAAGGCAGTGTCGTTTGTTTTGATTACTATTACAGGTGGTGTTGCTCTGAGTGCTCTTGACGACCTTGCTATATATCATGGTTGTAGCAG CAAGGCCATGGAGAATGCAAGCAAGAACCAGGCAATAATAGATGCTATTGGAGAACCAATTGTTAAAGGGTCATGGTACAATGCATCTCTGGCAGTGGCTCACAAGAGGCAATCAGTGTCTTGCTCATTTCCCGTTTCTGGACCCCTAGGCTCAGGTGTCGTACAGCTGAAAGCAGTCCGCAATGGAG AGGACACTTGGTCTTCCTTTTTCCTTGCTCGTGATTGGGACATTTTAATCATGGATGCTCTCCTCCATGTACCTGGGAATGAGGAGAAGCATCAGTCTTTGCGGATTAATCTGTCCGACAAGCTGTCTCCTTCTTGTACTCCTTGCACCGCGTGCGTAGCTTGTCCATCAGAAAAATCAGAGGCAAAGTTGAGTTCCAATCAATAA